From the genome of Clavibacter nebraskensis NCPPB 2581:
GCTGGCCCTCCTCGACCGCGAGCTTGACGACGGTGGCCTGCATGGGCGACGTGACGGATCCGCCGCCCGAGGTGTCGACGGAGCCGGACTGCTTCCGGCGGGCCGGAGCAGCCGCCGCGCGCTTCGACGAGGACGTGCCCGCGGCGGGCGCGAGGTCCTCGGGGAGGCTCACCTCGATCCGCTTGCCGCCGACCTCGACCACGACGGTGTGCCGGGCGGGCGCCTCGGCGGCGCCATCGAGGGCGCCGGACCAGGGCTCGATGGTGTTGTCGAACTCGGTCTCGATCCACCGCGTGTAGACGGAGAAGGGAGCGCCCTCCGCCGGGGCGAAGGCGGCGTCGCGCACGATGGCGCGGTGGAAGGGGAGCACGGTGGGCAGGCCCTGCACCTCGAACTCGTCGAGCGCGCGACGCGCGCGCTCGAGGGCGTCCTCGCGGCTGGATCCCGTGACGATGAGCTTGGCGAGCAGCGAGTCGAACGCGCCGGAGACCACGTCGCCCGCGCGGACGCCGGAGTCGACGCGGACGCCGGGGCCGCCGGGCGCCTGGAACACGTGCACGGGGCCGGGCGCGGGGAAGAAGCCGCGGCCCGGGTCCTCGCCGTTGATGCGGAACTCGAACGAGTGGCCGCGCGGCTGCGGGTCGTCGTAGTCGATGAGGCCGCCCGCGGCGATGCGGAACTGCTCGCGGACGAGGTCGATGCCCGTGACCTCCTCGGAGACCGGGTGCTCGACCTGGAGGCGCGTGTTGACCTCGAGGAAGGAGATGGTGCCGTCCTGCGCGACGAGGAACTCGCACGTGCCGGCGCCGACGTAGCCGACCTCGCGGAGGATCGCCTTCGACGCGGCGTAGAGCTGCGCGTTCTGCTCCTCGGTGAGGAACGGCGCGGGCGCCTCCTCGACGAGCTTCTGGTGGCGGCGCTGCAGCGAGCAGTCGCGGGTGGAGATCACGACCACGGTGCCGGCCGAGTCGGCGAGGCACTGGGTCTCGACGTGGCGCGGGCGGTCGAGGTATTTCTCGACGAAGCACTCGCCGCGGCCGAACGCCGCGACGGCCTCGCGCGTGGCGGACTCGAAGAGCTCGGGCACCTCCTCGCGGGTGCGCGCGACCTTGAGGCCGCGGCCGCCGCCGCCGAACGCCGCCTTGATGGCGACGGGCAGGCCGTGCATGTCGACGAAGTCGAGCACCTCGTGGGCGCCGGAGACCGGGTTGAGCGTGCCGGGGGCGAGCGGGGCGCCCACGCGTTCGGCCACGTGGCGGGCCGTGGTCTTGTCGCCGAGCTGCTGGATCGCGCTCGGGGACGGGCCGATCCAGACGAGCCCCGCGTCGATGACCTGCTGCGCGAAGTCCGCGTTCTCGGCGAGGAACCCGTAGCCCGGGTGCACGGCGTCGGCGCCGGAGCGGCGGGCGATGGAGAGGAGCTTCGCGATGACGAGGTAGGTCTCCGTGCTCGACTGCCCCTCGAGGGCGTACGCCTCGTCGGCGAGCGTCACGTGCAGCGCGTCGCGGTCCTGGTCGGCGTAGACGGCGACCGATCCGATCCCCGCATCCCTCGCCGCGCGGATGATGCGGACGGCGATCTCGCCCCGGTTGGCGATGAGGACCTTGTTCACTCGCGTCATGAGACCCCAGCCTAGGGTGCGGGATGCGCCCGGCTTCGGAGGGTCCGCACAAACATGCGGGGCCGACGGGTACGCGCGCCCACAACCGGCGCATCCCGGCACGCCCCTGGCATGATCGACCCATGACCGCACCCGGCACCGGCGACGACGACGCGCGAGCCGCCGCGGCCGACCTCCAGGAGCTGCTGCGGGCGACGGTCGCCGAGCTGCGGTCCCGTCGCGCGCCCGACGAGGCGCTCGCCGAGGTGCGCGCCAAGCGCTCGTTCGGCCCCATCAAGCGGCAGCCGGCCATGGTGCCGGTCGGCCGGGCCTGGCGGCTCGGCGTGCTGCTCCTCTCGGATGACGGATCCCTCCGCCGCACCGGCAGCATCACGCGCGCCGTGGAGCCCACGCGCTCCCAGGGCCTCGACTCGGGCGTCGAGGCGCGCAAGGAGGCCAGGCGCCAGGCCGTCCGCGCCTTCGAGGAGGGCGACGCGGTCGACTACGACTGGGAGCCGATCGCGCTCGACGCGGAGTCGCTCGCGCGCGGATCCGGGCCGCTCAGCCTGCGCGGCCGCGAGCTCCGCGTGCAGTGGGGGCCCAACGCGCACGAGACCCGGCCCCTCGCCGCCTACCTGGCGGACCGCATCGAGGTCCTCGGGATGGGCTGACGCCCGTCGGCGCCCGCGCCGCTCAGACGAGCCGCGCCTCGACCGCGCCCTGCCGGTTCCAGAGGTCCGTCCACTCCGTGCCGAGCTCGCGGACGAGCGCTCGCAGGGTGGGCAGGGACAGGCCGACGACCGTGCTCGGGTCGCCCTGGATCCGCTCGATGAACGCGGCGCCCAGGCTGTCGATGGTGAACGACCCGGCGACCAGCAGCGGCTCGCCCGTCGCGACGTAGGCGTCGATCTCGGCGTCGGTGATGTCGGCGCGGAAGCGGACGTCCGCGCCGGCGGCGCGCCCGACACCGCGGACGATGCGGCCGTCGGCCACCTCGATCAGCCAGTGGCCGGAGTGCAGGCGCCCCTCGCGGCCGCGCTGGGCGCGCCAGCGCTCCGTGGCGCGCGCGACCGTGTGGGGCTTGCCGTGCACGACGCCGTCGATCTCGAAGGCCGAGTCGCCGCCGAGCACGAGGCCCGTGATCGGCGCGCCGGCGACGAGCTGTCCGACGACCGCCTCGGCCTTGGCCCGCGCGAGCAGCTGCACCATGTCCTCGGGGCCGAGCGGGCCCTGCAGCTCCTCGGCGGCCGCGACGGCGGCGGGCTCGTCGACGTCGGAGGGCAGCACGACGGGCTCGATGCCGGCGGAGCGCAGCAGGGCGAGACGGGCGGGGGAGGTGGAGGCGAGGTGGAGGCGCGTGGTCACGCCGACATGGTGGCATGCGCATCGGGGCGTCCGCGCGTCCGCGCGTCCGAGGGACGCCTCCGCGTGTGTCAGGGTTGCCGCATGGGTGAGCAGGTGGGCCGCGAGGTCGAGATGGACGTGACCAACATGGCGCACGGAGGGGTCTCCGTCGCCCGGCACGACGGCCGGGTGATCTTCGTCTCGGACGCGATCCCCGGCGAGCGGGTGCGCGCGCGCATCACGGAGGACTCCAAGAAGTCGTTCTGGCGGGCCGACACGGTCGAGGTGCTCGACGCCTCGCCGCACCGCCGGCCGCACGTCTGGGCCGAGGCCTCCGTCGACCGCGCCCCCGAGGACCGCGTGGGTGGCGCCGAGCTCGGCCACATCCGCCTCGCCCACCAGCGCGAGCTCAAGCGGCAGGTCGTCGTCGACTCGCTGTCCCGCATGGCGCACGTCGACCACGACGTGCAGGTCCAGGCGCTCCCCGGCGACGACGAGTCCGACGGCCTCGGCTGGCGCACGCGCGTCAGCCTGCACGTGGGCGACGACGGCGTCGTCGGCCCGTACGCCTCGCGCTCGCACCGCGTGATCCCCGTCGCGTCGCTGCCCCTCGCCACGGCGGGCGTCAACGGCGCCGCGCCGTTCGGCCAGCGCTTCCCCGGCGTCGAGGGGATCGACCTCGTCGCCCCCGCCGACGGCCACGTCCGCATGCTCCTCATCGACGGCAAGGCGCAGCGCCGAGACACCATCACCGAGCGGGTCCGCGACCGCGAGTTCAAGCTGGAAGCCGGCGGCTTCTGGCAGGTGCACCGCCGTGCCGCCGAGACGCTGTACGACGCGGTGCAGTCGTCCATCGACGAGGCCCTCTTCGACCCGCGCGCCGCCAACCTCGACCTCTACGGGGGAGTGGGGCTGCTGGCCGCCGCCGTGGGCGACCGCTTCGGCGACACCACGCGGATCACGAGCGTCGAGAGCGACGAGGTCGCCACCGAGTTCGCCGGCGACAACCTGGCGGAGTGGGTGGGCGCCGCGTCCCTCACGTCGCGCGTCGACCGCTACCTGCAGAAGCTGGCGCGCGAGGCGAGCCCCGCCGAGCGGCGTCGCCTCCAGGGCGCGACCGTCGTGCTCGACCCGCCGCGGGCGGGCGCGAAGAAGCCCGTCGTCGACGCGCTCGCGGAGCTGCACCCGGCGCAGGTCGTCTACGTGGCGTGCGATCCCGTCGCCCTGGCCCGCGACGTGGCGCTCTTCGCCGAGCGCGGCTACGAGCTCCGCTCGGTGCGCTCGTTCGACCTCTTCCCGCACACCCACCACGTCGAGAGCGTGGCCGTGCTGGTGCCCGCCGCCTCCTGACCCGGGGCATCCGCCGCCGGGGGGACGCGCCAGCCGGGCGATACAGTGGGCGAGGCGGTCGTCGGAGAGCGACGGCGCCACGCGACGAGGGGGATCCGGATGACCGAGACAACGCAGGGATCCGATCCGGTGGCGGAGAGCCGTCTGCCCGTCCGCGTCGCCGTCGTCGACGACCACGAGTCGGTGCGGCTAGGCCTCAAGGCCGCGTGCCTCGACGCCGGGTACGAGTTCATCCTCGCCGCCGCGAACGCCCGCGAGCTCGTCGAGGGCCTGGTGGGCCGGGAGTGCGACGTGGTCGTGCTCGACCTCTCCCTGGGGGACGGCTCCTCCGTCACCGACAACGTCAAGGCCGCGCAGGGCACGGGCGCCGCGGTCCTCGTCCACAGCATCGCCGACCGCGTCGCGAGCGTCCGCGAGGCGCTCGCCGCAGGGGCGGCGGGCGTGATCCCCAAGTCGTCGGCCACGCAGACCGTGATGGCGGCCGTCGCCACCGTCGCCCGCGGCGACGTGCTCAACAACCTCGAGTGGGCCACCGCGATCGACGCCGACCGCGACTTCGCGAAGGCCCAGCTCGGCCGGCGCGAGCGCGACGTGCTGCACCTGTACGCCTCCGGCCTGCCGCTGAAGCTCGTCGCGCAGCAGCTGGGCATCGCGAACAGCACGGCGCGCGAGTACCTCGACCGGATCCGCGTGAAGTACGTCGAGGTCGGCCGCCCCGCTCCCACCAAGGTCGACCTGCTGCGCCGCGCCGTGGAGGACGGCATCCTCCCGGGACTGGACCAGGACGGCGGCGATGGCCGCTAGGCCTCCGGCCAGCGCGCCGCCCTCCGCGGCTCCCGTGACGCGCGCCCTCGCCGGCGCCCCGCCGCGGACCCCCGACAACCCCATCAGCCTCGCCCGCATCGAGACGATCCTCGGTCGCGGCGCCGGTGCCTTCGGCCTCCTCTTCGCCCTGCAGTCGCTGCAGGTCATCAGCGGGCAGCTGGACGCGATGCGCCCGGCCTGGAGCATCGCCTTCCTCATCGTCTTCTTCGGCAGCCTCGTCTGGACGTGCGTCGCCGGCGTCATCCGCCGTGGTGTCGTGCCCGCGCACGCGACCGTCGCCCTGGTCTTCGTCCTCGCGCTCGCGACCTGGCCATTCGCGATCATCCCCGAGACCCTCGCGACCGTCCCGCAGCCGTTCCTGTACCAGGAGCTCACGGTCGCCACGACGTGCGCGGCGATGGCCTTCCGCCTCTGGATCGCCGTGATCTACACCGTCGCGGTGCCGCTCGGGCTCGGCTTCCTCGAGGTGGTGGTCCGCCACGGCGTCATCACGCCGCTCGACTCGTTCCTGCAGGTCCTCTACTCGATCATCCTCGGCGGCTCCGTCCTCATGATCGTCACGGTGCTCCGCCAGGCGGCCCTCGGCGTCGACTGGGCGCAGGGCACGGCGCTGACGCGCTACTCGCACGCGGTGCGGCAGCACGCCACGGAAGTGGAGCGCGTCCAGGTCGACGCGATCGTGCACGACAGCGTCCTCACGACCCTGCTCTCGGCGGCGCGCACCGTGGATCCGGCTGCCCGCGCGCTCGCCGCCACGATGGCAGCCAATGCGATGGGGCACCTGGCGGCGGCCGAGCAGGGCACCGACGACGACGCCTCGGTGCCCCTGCGCGCCGTCGCGAAGCGCATCGTCGACGCCGCCTCCGCGCTCTCGGCGCCGTTCGTCCTCGAGACGCGCGACCTCGGCGCGCGCACGGTCCCGGTGGCCACCGCGGAGGCCATCTACTCCGCGGCGGTGCAGGCGATGATGAACAGCCTCCAGCACGCCGGCACCTCGGCCGAGACCATCACGCGCATGCTCGTCATCTCGGGCCACGGCGACGAGGGGGTCGCGATCGACGTGGTCGACGACGGCGCCGGCTTCGACCAGCGCCGCATCCCCACCGAGCGCCTCGGGCTCCGCGTCTCCATCAAGGAGCGCGTGGCGCAGGCCGGCGGGCTCGTCACCATCGAGTCGGCACCGGGGGAGGGCACGGCCGTGCGGATCCGCTGGCCCGCCCCGGGCGACGCCGCCGCGCCCGAGGCCGCCTTCCTTCCCGGGGACCTCGACGCGCCCCCGCCGGACCGGCAGGAAAGTGAGAGGGGCGACCGGTGATCGTCGTCCCGCGCTCCATCGTGCTCGGCCTCGCCGCCCTCTTCTCGGCGTACCACGTGGTGCTCGCGCTCGTCGCGATCTCCGCCCCCGCGGATCCGGCCGTCACGCTCGTCGCGGTCGCGCTCTACCTCGTCGCCACGCTCATGAGCCTGTGGCCCACGAGCCCGACGGTGATGCCCGTCTGGCTCGCGTCGTTCAACCTGGCCGTCGCGACGGTCGTGCCGGTCCTGGTGACCAGCCAGCTCGCGCCCGGCCCGCTCGTGCCCTTCAGCACGTGGCACGTCGCCGCCGTCGGCACGCTGATGACCATCACGTCGGCCCGGCGCCGTCAGGGCTTCGCGTGGGCGGGCATCGTCATCCTGGCGGTGCAGACC
Proteins encoded in this window:
- a CDS encoding acetyl/propionyl/methylcrotonyl-CoA carboxylase subunit alpha; the protein is MTRVNKVLIANRGEIAVRIIRAARDAGIGSVAVYADQDRDALHVTLADEAYALEGQSSTETYLVIAKLLSIARRSGADAVHPGYGFLAENADFAQQVIDAGLVWIGPSPSAIQQLGDKTTARHVAERVGAPLAPGTLNPVSGAHEVLDFVDMHGLPVAIKAAFGGGGRGLKVARTREEVPELFESATREAVAAFGRGECFVEKYLDRPRHVETQCLADSAGTVVVISTRDCSLQRRHQKLVEEAPAPFLTEEQNAQLYAASKAILREVGYVGAGTCEFLVAQDGTISFLEVNTRLQVEHPVSEEVTGIDLVREQFRIAAGGLIDYDDPQPRGHSFEFRINGEDPGRGFFPAPGPVHVFQAPGGPGVRVDSGVRAGDVVSGAFDSLLAKLIVTGSSREDALERARRALDEFEVQGLPTVLPFHRAIVRDAAFAPAEGAPFSVYTRWIETEFDNTIEPWSGALDGAAEAPARHTVVVEVGGKRIEVSLPEDLAPAAGTSSSKRAAAAPARRKQSGSVDTSGGGSVTSPMQATVVKLAVEEGQQVVKGDLLVVLEAMKMEQPLTAHASGTVSAISAEVGQTVPSGHRLLDIV
- a CDS encoding Maf family protein, with protein sequence MTTRLHLASTSPARLALLRSAGIEPVVLPSDVDEPAAVAAAEELQGPLGPEDMVQLLARAKAEAVVGQLVAGAPITGLVLGGDSAFEIDGVVHGKPHTVARATERWRAQRGREGRLHSGHWLIEVADGRIVRGVGRAAGADVRFRADITDAEIDAYVATGEPLLVAGSFTIDSLGAAFIERIQGDPSTVVGLSLPTLRALVRELGTEWTDLWNRQGAVEARLV
- a CDS encoding class I SAM-dependent RNA methyltransferase encodes the protein MGEQVGREVEMDVTNMAHGGVSVARHDGRVIFVSDAIPGERVRARITEDSKKSFWRADTVEVLDASPHRRPHVWAEASVDRAPEDRVGGAELGHIRLAHQRELKRQVVVDSLSRMAHVDHDVQVQALPGDDESDGLGWRTRVSLHVGDDGVVGPYASRSHRVIPVASLPLATAGVNGAAPFGQRFPGVEGIDLVAPADGHVRMLLIDGKAQRRDTITERVRDREFKLEAGGFWQVHRRAAETLYDAVQSSIDEALFDPRAANLDLYGGVGLLAAAVGDRFGDTTRITSVESDEVATEFAGDNLAEWVGAASLTSRVDRYLQKLAREASPAERRRLQGATVVLDPPRAGAKKPVVDALAELHPAQVVYVACDPVALARDVALFAERGYELRSVRSFDLFPHTHHVESVAVLVPAAS
- a CDS encoding response regulator transcription factor, coding for MTETTQGSDPVAESRLPVRVAVVDDHESVRLGLKAACLDAGYEFILAAANARELVEGLVGRECDVVVLDLSLGDGSSVTDNVKAAQGTGAAVLVHSIADRVASVREALAAGAAGVIPKSSATQTVMAAVATVARGDVLNNLEWATAIDADRDFAKAQLGRRERDVLHLYASGLPLKLVAQQLGIANSTAREYLDRIRVKYVEVGRPAPTKVDLLRRAVEDGILPGLDQDGGDGR
- a CDS encoding sensor histidine kinase is translated as MTRALAGAPPRTPDNPISLARIETILGRGAGAFGLLFALQSLQVISGQLDAMRPAWSIAFLIVFFGSLVWTCVAGVIRRGVVPAHATVALVFVLALATWPFAIIPETLATVPQPFLYQELTVATTCAAMAFRLWIAVIYTVAVPLGLGFLEVVVRHGVITPLDSFLQVLYSIILGGSVLMIVTVLRQAALGVDWAQGTALTRYSHAVRQHATEVERVQVDAIVHDSVLTTLLSAARTVDPAARALAATMAANAMGHLAAAEQGTDDDASVPLRAVAKRIVDAASALSAPFVLETRDLGARTVPVATAEAIYSAAVQAMMNSLQHAGTSAETITRMLVISGHGDEGVAIDVVDDGAGFDQRRIPTERLGLRVSIKERVAQAGGLVTIESAPGEGTAVRIRWPAPGDAAAPEAAFLPGDLDAPPPDRQESERGDR